A single window of Aphidius gifuensis isolate YNYX2018 linkage group LG1, ASM1490517v1, whole genome shotgun sequence DNA harbors:
- the LOC122852003 gene encoding T-box transcription factor TBX20-like isoform X2, whose translation MTTKGERGKATDFSIAAIMAPRGPSFGHYHLQGISNVSNNSPECKEYDASPGLDYRIGRCSPINIVTTESVVAREEELLNGDDSDDINDEEIAEVESVKTEKSTNDGDEEIDVDVEECSSTDDGPVSSVNNVTGRKYRISNTTSKKTQQQRRTTCNSDELKNIDCHLETKELWDKFNELGTEMIITKTGRRMFPTCRVSFNDLKPEAQYAVLMDIVPVDDKRYRYAYHRSSWLVAGKADPPAPARLYHHPDSPFTGEQLRKQVVSFEKVKLTNNDMDKHGQIVLNSMHRYQPRIHLVKLRDKENERNHRITDLNKEEHKTYIFPEAIFTAVTAYQNQLITKLKIDSNPFAKGFRDSSRLTDFDRDPMELMDQQLVRCGVPSIRLYEHLAMTSSNVQQHQHNHHHYHHHQQQQQQQQQQQQQQQQQQQQQSRVETSQQSLTPWLSPNTVLLYGSRNGGTPSPYLTPPSFPCSGLSWSWQSPVSMISRRSSPSSSGIRHAPYRTPNSTPPLLSARPATPN comes from the exons atgactaCTAAAGGGGAAAGGGGTAAAGCGACAGACTTTAGCATCGCAGCCATCATGGCACCCAGGGGTCCTTCGTTTGGACATTACCACCTGCAGGGTATTAGTAATGTATCTAACAACTCTCCAGAATGCAAAGAATATGATGCATCACCAGGTCTTGATTATC gTATTGGTAGATGTTCACCAATTAATATCGTTACGACAGAATCAGTCGTTGCTAGAGAAGAAGAACTATTAAATGGTGATGATTCTGACGATATTAATGATGAAGAAATAGCTGAAGTGGAAAGTgtaaaaactgaaaaatcaacaaatgatggagatgaagaaattgatgttgatgttgaagaATGTAGTAGTACTGATGATGGTCCGGTATCTTCAGTTAATAATGTTACTGGTCGTAAATATAGAATTAGTAATACAACTAgtaaaaaaacacaacaacAAAGACGAACAACATGTAATtcagatgaattaaaaaacattgacTGTCATCTTGAAACCAAAGAACTCTGGGACAAGTTTAATGAACTTGGAACTGAAATGATTATTACTAAAACTGGCAG aagAATGTTTCCAACATGTCGAGTGTCATTTAATGACCTAAAACCAGAAGCTCAATATGCTGTTCTTATGGATATTGTTCCGGTTGATGATAAAAGATATCGTTATGCATATCATAGAAGTTCTTGGTTAGTAGCAGGTAAAGCAGATCCACCAGCACCAGCAAGACTTTATCATCATCCTGATTCACCATTTACTGGTGAACAATTACGTAAACAAGttgtttcatttgaaaaagttaaacTTACAAATAATGACATGGATAAGCATGGACAG ATAGTTCTCAACTCAATGCACCGATATCAACCAAGGATACATTTAGTCAAACTACgtgataaagaaaatgaaagaaatcATAGAATAACAGATCTCAATAAAGAAGaacataaaacatatatttttcctgAAGCAATTTTCACTGCTGTAACTGCTTATCAAAATCAATta ATCACAAAACTAAAGATTGACAGCAATCCATTCGCCAAAGGTTTTAGGGATTCATCCCGTCTCACAGATTTTGACAG AGATCCCATGGAATTAATGGATCAGCAACTAGTACGTTGTGGAGTGCCTTCAATTCGTCTTTATGAACATCTTGCCATGACATCATCAAATGTACAACAGCATCAACATAACcaccatcattatcatcaccatcaacagcaacaacaacaacagcagcagcaacaacaacaacagcagcaacaacagcagcaacaatcAAGAGTTGAGACAAGTCAACAATCACTTACTCCTTGGTTGTCACCTAACACAGTATTACTATATGGTAGTAGAAATGGTGGTACACCTTCACCTTATCTAACACCACCATCTTTTCCATGTTCTGGTCTTTCATGGTCTTGGCAATCTCCTGTGTCAATGATTTCTCGACGATCATCTCCCTCATCAAGTGGCATTAGACATGCTCCTTATCGAACACCAAATTCAACTCCACCATTATTAAGCGCACGTCCAGCTACCCCAAATTAG
- the LOC122852003 gene encoding T-box transcription factor TBX20-like isoform X1, with amino-acid sequence MTTKGERGKATDFSIAAIMAPRGPSFGHYHLQGISNVSNNSPECKEYDASPGIGRCSPINIVTTESVVAREEELLNGDDSDDINDEEIAEVESVKTEKSTNDGDEEIDVDVEECSSTDDGPVSSVNNVTGRKYRISNTTSKKTQQQRRTTCNSDELKNIDCHLETKELWDKFNELGTEMIITKTGRRMFPTCRVSFNDLKPEAQYAVLMDIVPVDDKRYRYAYHRSSWLVAGKADPPAPARLYHHPDSPFTGEQLRKQVVSFEKVKLTNNDMDKHGQIVLNSMHRYQPRIHLVKLRDKENERNHRITDLNKEEHKTYIFPEAIFTAVTAYQNQLITKLKIDSNPFAKGFRDSSRLTDFDRDPMELMDQQLVRCGVPSIRLYEHLAMTSSNVQQHQHNHHHYHHHQQQQQQQQQQQQQQQQQQQQQSRVETSQQSLTPWLSPNTVLLYGSRNGGTPSPYLTPPSFPCSGLSWSWQSPVSMISRRSSPSSSGIRHAPYRTPNSTPPLLSARPATPN; translated from the exons atgactaCTAAAGGGGAAAGGGGTAAAGCGACAGACTTTAGCATCGCAGCCATCATGGCACCCAGGGGTCCTTCGTTTGGACATTACCACCTGCAGGGTATTAGTAATGTATCTAACAACTCTCCAGAATGCAAAGAATATGATGCATCACCAG gTATTGGTAGATGTTCACCAATTAATATCGTTACGACAGAATCAGTCGTTGCTAGAGAAGAAGAACTATTAAATGGTGATGATTCTGACGATATTAATGATGAAGAAATAGCTGAAGTGGAAAGTgtaaaaactgaaaaatcaacaaatgatggagatgaagaaattgatgttgatgttgaagaATGTAGTAGTACTGATGATGGTCCGGTATCTTCAGTTAATAATGTTACTGGTCGTAAATATAGAATTAGTAATACAACTAgtaaaaaaacacaacaacAAAGACGAACAACATGTAATtcagatgaattaaaaaacattgacTGTCATCTTGAAACCAAAGAACTCTGGGACAAGTTTAATGAACTTGGAACTGAAATGATTATTACTAAAACTGGCAG aagAATGTTTCCAACATGTCGAGTGTCATTTAATGACCTAAAACCAGAAGCTCAATATGCTGTTCTTATGGATATTGTTCCGGTTGATGATAAAAGATATCGTTATGCATATCATAGAAGTTCTTGGTTAGTAGCAGGTAAAGCAGATCCACCAGCACCAGCAAGACTTTATCATCATCCTGATTCACCATTTACTGGTGAACAATTACGTAAACAAGttgtttcatttgaaaaagttaaacTTACAAATAATGACATGGATAAGCATGGACAG ATAGTTCTCAACTCAATGCACCGATATCAACCAAGGATACATTTAGTCAAACTACgtgataaagaaaatgaaagaaatcATAGAATAACAGATCTCAATAAAGAAGaacataaaacatatatttttcctgAAGCAATTTTCACTGCTGTAACTGCTTATCAAAATCAATta ATCACAAAACTAAAGATTGACAGCAATCCATTCGCCAAAGGTTTTAGGGATTCATCCCGTCTCACAGATTTTGACAG AGATCCCATGGAATTAATGGATCAGCAACTAGTACGTTGTGGAGTGCCTTCAATTCGTCTTTATGAACATCTTGCCATGACATCATCAAATGTACAACAGCATCAACATAACcaccatcattatcatcaccatcaacagcaacaacaacaacagcagcagcaacaacaacaacagcagcaacaacagcagcaacaatcAAGAGTTGAGACAAGTCAACAATCACTTACTCCTTGGTTGTCACCTAACACAGTATTACTATATGGTAGTAGAAATGGTGGTACACCTTCACCTTATCTAACACCACCATCTTTTCCATGTTCTGGTCTTTCATGGTCTTGGCAATCTCCTGTGTCAATGATTTCTCGACGATCATCTCCCTCATCAAGTGGCATTAGACATGCTCCTTATCGAACACCAAATTCAACTCCACCATTATTAAGCGCACGTCCAGCTACCCCAAATTAG